In a single window of the Acidobacteriota bacterium genome:
- a CDS encoding macro domain-containing protein produces the protein MLITLVQGNLLDQPVEVIVNTWNRNIIPWWLLLPQGVSVAIKRHGGYQPFRELATFGPIPLGQAVLTSAGKLPFRGIIHVAGINMLWRASEYSIRQSVKNAMQIVDRERFTSVAFPIIGAGSGGFKAGKALDLMTDELMQCPSTAAVRIVQFQSS, from the coding sequence ATGCTCATCACACTTGTTCAGGGAAATTTGCTTGACCAGCCGGTTGAGGTGATTGTCAACACCTGGAATCGGAACATCATTCCGTGGTGGTTGCTCTTGCCACAGGGAGTGTCAGTCGCCATCAAGCGGCACGGCGGGTATCAGCCGTTTCGGGAACTGGCCACCTTTGGGCCAATTCCACTTGGACAGGCGGTGTTGACTTCGGCGGGGAAGCTGCCGTTTCGTGGAATTATTCATGTGGCCGGGATCAATATGCTGTGGCGGGCTTCGGAGTATTCTATCCGTCAATCGGTAAAAAACGCCATGCAGATTGTTGATCGTGAACGCTTTACGTCAGTGGCGTTTCCGATTATCGGCGCGGGATCTGGTGGATTTAAGGCTGGAAAAGCACTCGACTTGATGACAGATGAGTTGATGCAATGCCCATCAACGGCAGCGGTGCGGATTGTACAGTTTCAGTCTTCCTGA